From Anas platyrhynchos isolate ZD024472 breed Pekin duck chromosome 38, IASCAAS_PekinDuck_T2T, whole genome shotgun sequence, one genomic window encodes:
- the LOC106019860 gene encoding uncharacterized protein: MEERPPSRPRVAWEASESSQESSSVLEPFEVCEVEPLQSDASWLPVYEEEEEAVDFIKDYIKNKERDDVQKMKFLRNIVTVFTTAQQKGLLEGLDTFCFRNLLTANIQVLLDEEPRDKLCTVVRQQAMLAISALSTVKVVLEDEMMSLLLASFKSVFFLPPKEELDICLYDMTLKSMDIMLQTLLIRPPASSLPENLYRILQVLLCFTSSQNKVGKERAMERIWRLIGFISTRFHHEPIGKYFQSSQRTTIVLRTLETIRDCCIDDNKNQWAKFTLEVAARDSASWLMDVERILRFLHENLKRSDSTSLLRQSFFLVLKALTNQFPREALISVLTNLPPLDSTTLDMWKVMLSFPMTSEKILQELQNVLQDKRVCRSLQAQPLHTSLLKFAMMHPTENVLSNLRDPEKLLTLLSLNSLPILWLVLRALVMLSETSQMVTDVQVLLPEVMETLQYENTHINMKALTIFKNVIRHLEKKEASHIALALAGRLLPLFNDVSSEVRECSMLLFKDLMESVLWWKKGEMKKTVHRAIIPLLFRMRDNTESVAKASAVILLACAKFLKWKQLEQLAQTEDIWKIGEYLLKQKRSRVEGYLQQSLTYLWDDQTSLRKTAVKFVAFAAMHSRDLDKEDLHMIITFLRMQCDTHPSIRILAAGTIEILQRQVQQQPASRWARLKALRCWP; this comes from the exons ATGGAGGAGAGACCCCCCAGCCGCCCCAGGGTGGCCTGGGAAGCGAGTGAGAGCtcccaggagagcagctctgtatTGGAGCCCTTTGAGGTGTGCGAGGTGGAGCCGCTGCAGTCTG ATGCTAGCTGGCTACCTGTGTacgaagaggaagaggaagctgTGGACTTCATCAAGGACTacatcaaaaacaaagaaaga GATGATGTGCAGAAGATGAAGTTCCTGAGGAACATCGTCACTGTGTTCACAACCGCACAACAGAAGGGCTTGTTAGAGGGCCTGGACACCTTCTGCTTCAGAAATCTGCTGACAGCGAACATCCAG gtgctgctggacGAGGAGCCCAGGGACAAGCTGTGCACAGTGGTGCGGCAGCAAGCCATGCTTGCTATCTCTGCCTTGAG CACAGTGAAGGTGGTGCTGGAGGATGAAATGATGTCTCTGTTACTTGCATCCTTCAAGAGcgtgttctttcttcctccgaAAGAGGAACTGGACATTTGCCTCTACGATATG ACCCTGAAAAGTATGGACATCATGCTGCAGACGTTGCTGATCAGacctcctgcctccagcttaCCGGAGAATTTGTACAGGATCTTGCAG gtgctgctatGCTTCACGAGCTCTCAGAACAAAGTTGGAAAGGAGAGAGCCATGGAGAGGATCTGGAGGCTGATTGGTTTCATTTCTACCCGTTTTCATCACGAG CCAATTGGAAAATACTTCCAGTCTTCTCAGAGGACAACCATTGTCCTCAGGACACTTGAGACCATTAGAGACTGCTGCATCGACGACAACAAGAATCAGTGGGCCAAGTTCACGCTGGAAGTGGCCGCGAGAGACTCTGCCTCCTGGCTGATGGAT GTGGAAAGGATTCTGAGATTCCTCCATGAAAACCTGAAAAGGAGCGACAGCACATCTTTACTCCGGCAGAGCTTCTTCTTAGTACTGAAGGCACTGACTAACCAGTTTCCCAGGGAAGCTCTCATAAGCGTGCTGACCAACCTTCCGCCACTTGACAG cactacGCTGGACATGTGGAAGGTGATGCTTTCCTTTCCAATGACTTCAGAGAAGATCTTGCAGGAGCTACAGAATGTTCTCCAGGACAAACGGGTGTGCAGGTCTCTGCAAGCTCAGCCTCTGCACACCAGCCTTCTTAAGTTCGCT ATGATGCATCCAACTGAAAATGTACTATCGAATTTACGTGACCCAGAAAAGCTCCTGACGCTTCTGAGTCTTAACAGCCTGCCGATCCTCTGGCTGGTGCTCAGAGCCCTCGTCATGCTGTCGGAGACATCTCAGATG GTGACGGACGTGCAGGTCCTGCTGCCAGAAGTCATGGAGACTCTGCAGTATGAAAACACGCACATCAACATGAAGGCCCTGACTATCTTCAAAAATGTGATTCGTCATCTGGAGAAGAAGGAGGCCAGCCACATCGCTCTGGCACTGGCTGGGAGACTCCTGCCTCTCTTTAACGAT GTGTCCAGTGAGGTGCGAGAATGCTCCATGctcctcttcaaagacttgATGGAGTCTGTGCTGTGgtggaaaaaaggagaaatgaagaagaCCGTGCACAGGGCCATTATTCCACTGCTTTTCCGGATGCGTGACAACACTGAGAGTGTGGCCAAG GCCTCTGCAGTAATCCTACTTGCTTGTGCAAAGTTCCTGAAGTGGAAACAGCTTGAGCAGCTGGCTCAGACTGAGGACATCTGGAAGATTGGGGAGTACTTG CTCAAGCAGAAGAGGAGCAGGGTGGAAggatacctgcagcagagcctgaCATACCTGTGGGATGATCAGACCAGCTTGCGAAAGACGGCTGTCAAATTCGTCG CGTTTGCTGCAATGCACTCCAGGGACCTAGACAAAGAAGACCTGCATATGATCATCACct TCCTCCGAATGCAATGTGACACCCATCCATCGATCCGTATCCTGGCAGCTGGGACCATAGAGATCCTGCAACGTCAAGTACAGCAGCAACCCGCATCAAGATGGGCTAGGCTAAAAGCACTGCGCTGCTGGCCGTGA